AGCagtgaaatttatagaatttatttatgctttcatCATTACTACAAATTTGGTTGATATTgactgatgaagaaaaataactaACTTCATAATCTAGTAATTTTCTCCaaatcatttcttataaaatttccatATCAGGTGTTAAATACATGCTAAGTTGCTGCTGTTGTACATTTTATCACATTGTTTGGCCAAAACTGTACCGGAGTTTTTTTGCCAAACCCTGTCACAATGAACTGCAGCGTTGATGGAAACAAAAATCCACAGATGAGTCGAAATGATGTTCAGTAGGTAACACCAAATGTTTATTGTTAATCCtgcatgttaattaatttttttatgcttgaaACGATCTAAATCTTATTACTCATAGTAGTGTTCTCTTGAAAtcagaaaaacagttaaaaagtttttaaataagacatctaaaagtaaagtttttttatttttaacaaacgcTCAGCAATTATCATAAGTATACTTTTCTATTCTGTCACGAAATTAAGTTAAAACCTGGAaccaaaatttgtcaaaaaataaataatttataaattatgcctCAGCAGGTTATAAATTGCATTACATACTTCTGGTATGAATTtgaatatatgtgatttagaaaCTAAACATTTAACTAAACATTAAACAGTTTACGGATTgtgttacattttgttaattattttttaactgcatttactaaagaaatttttatttttgcttcgtataaacaaacatattgtgCTTGGTTAAATATGAAgatgagatatttattattagagtgtaagttgtcaatttgtagttgtaattgttaaaattaacttagttttctgattgatttttaaattaaaaattattgtaatttttttaggataatgAAAAAGCTATTGGTGATGTGGAGGAAAGAAGTACTGAAAGTATTTTACTGACATCAAAATGTGTGGTttgctatgaaataaaaaaaaactgtatatgtgATAATGTTGTTGGTGAAGAATATGgtaatttaaacagttttgcttttaaagaaaaatgcttgcaaattactaataaaacagaTGAGGAAATGAACTTCATAACTTCTTATCTTCCTATTCATAGATGTACTTTTTGTCAGGAGTCTTTTACTCGAAGATGTACCTTAGATTCACATTTATCtattcatgttgtcaaaaaaaacctaacatgtaatttttgtaaaaaaacttttatcaaaagcAATAATTTAAAGACACACCTCTCTACTCACACTGGTGAGAATAAATTCACTtgtaacttttgtaagaaaatatttagtctaaaaggtaatttaaaaacacatctctctatacatactgctgagaaaaaattcacctgtaatttttgtaaaaaaggttttactcaAAGCAgtcatttaaaaacacatctcgctattcatactggtgagaagaaattcacttgtaatttttgtaagaaaccATTTcgtctaaaatgtaatttaaatacacatctctctattcatactggtgagaaaaaattcacttgtaattcttgcaaaaaaaactttaatctaaGCAGTAcgttaaaaacacatctctctattcatactggtgagaaaaaattcacttgtaatttttgtaaaaaaacatttaatgacggtggtaatttaaaaagacatctctctattcatactggtgagaaaaaattcacttgtaatttttgtaaaaaaacatttaatcaaagcggtaatttaacaacacatctctctattcatactggtgagaagaaattcacctgtaatttttgtaagaaaacatttcgtctaaaatgtagtttaaatacacatctctctattcatactggtgagaaaaaattcacttgtaatttttgtaaaaaaagatttaatgacggtggtaatttaaaaagacatctctctattcatactggtgagaaaaaattcacttgtaatttttgtaaaaaaacatttaatcaaagcagtagtttaaaatcacatctctctattcatactggtgagaaaaaattcacttgtaatttttgtaaaaaaacctttaatctaAGCAGTAggttaaaaacacatctctctattcatactggtgagaaaaaattcacttgtaatttttgtaaaaacacatttaatcaAAGCGGTCagttaaaaacacatctctctattcatactggtgagaaaaaattcacttgtaatttttgtaaaaaaacatttattgacggtggtaatttaaaaagacatctctctattcatactggtgagaaaaaattcacttgtaatttttgtaaaaaaaaatttaatcaaagcagtagtttaaaatcacatctctctattcatactggtgagaaaaaattcacttgtaatttttgtaaaaaaacctttaatctaAGCAGTAggttaaaaacacatctctctgttcatactggtgagaaaaaattcacctgtaatttttgtaataaaacatttaatgacggtggtaatttaaaaagacatctctctattcatactggtgagaaaaaattcacttgtaatttttgtgaaaaaacttttaatgaaagcagtagtttaaaaacacatctctctattcatactggtgagaaaaaattcacttgtaatttttgtaaaaaaacatttaatcacggtggtaatttaaaaagacatctctctattcatactggtgagaaaaaattcagttgtaatttttgtgaaaaaacttttaatcaaagcagtagtttaaaaacacatctctctattcatactggtgagaaaaaattcacttgtaatttttgtaaaaaaacatttaatcgcggtgttaatttaaaaagacatctctctattcatactggtgaaaaaaaattcacttgtgatttttgtaagaaaacatttaatcaaaagagtaatttaataacacacctctctattcatactggtgagaagaaattcacttgtgagttttgtaagaaaacattcagtcaattgagtaatttaaaaacacacctctctattcatactggtgagaaaaagttcacttgtaatttttgtaagaaaacatttaatcaaagaagtaatttaaaaacacatctctctattcatactggttaGAGAAATttcacatgtaatttttattgaaaaaccttTACACAGAAGTCAAATTAGGTTGACAAAGTGGTATAAATTCTTTGTTTGTTATAAAGTCTTTGCA
Above is a genomic segment from Lycorma delicatula isolate Av1 chromosome 12, ASM4794821v1, whole genome shotgun sequence containing:
- the LOC142333366 gene encoding uncharacterized protein LOC142333366, which produces MDAQTCNSFLEEDPFSLPVKTENVHETEQTEYLFVPPAKTDDEETIFKQSMDAQTGNSVLEEVPFSLPIKIENIHETEQKEYLFVTLSKTNDDGQTVFKQSMDAQTGNSVLEEVPFSLPIKIENTYETEQKEYLFVTLSKTNDDGQTVFKQNTDAQTGNSFLEEDPLSLPVKKENMDETEQKDNLFVPLAKTDDEQTIFKHDNEKAIGDVEERSTESILLTSKCVVCYEIKKNCICDNVVGEEYGNLNSFAFKEKCLQITNKTDEEMNFITSYLPIHRCTFCQESFTRRCTLDSHLSIHVVKKNLTCNFCKKTFIKSNNLKTHLSTHTGENKFTCNFCKKIFSLKGNLKTHLSIHTAEKKFTCNFCKKGFTQSSHLKTHLAIHTGEKKFTCNFCKKPFRLKCNLNTHLSIHTGEKKFTCNSCKKNFNLSSTLKTHLSIHTGEKKFTCNFCKKTFNDGGNLKRHLSIHTGEKKFTCNFCKKTFNQSGNLTTHLSIHTGEKKFTCNFCKKTFRLKCSLNTHLSIHTGEKKFTCNFCKKRFNDGGNLKRHLSIHTGEKKFTCNFCKKTFNQSSSLKSHLSIHTGEKKFTCNFCKKTFNLSSRLKTHLSIHTGEKKFTCNFCKNTFNQSGQLKTHLSIHTGEKKFTCNFCKKTFIDGGNLKRHLSIHTGEKKFTCNFCKKKFNQSSSLKSHLSIHTGEKKFTCNFCKKTFNLSSRLKTHLSVHTGEKKFTCNFCNKTFNDGGNLKRHLSIHTGEKKFTCNFCEKTFNESSSLKTHLSIHTGEKKFTCNFCKKTFNHGGNLKRHLSIHTGEKKFSCNFCEKTFNQSSSLKTHLSIHTGEKKFTCNFCKKTFNRGVNLKRHLSIHTGEKKFTCDFCKKTFNQKSNLITHLSIHTGEKKFTCEFCKKTFSQLSNLKTHLSIHTGEKKFTCNFCKKTFNQRSNLKTHLSIHTG